The Mauremys mutica isolate MM-2020 ecotype Southern chromosome 1, ASM2049712v1, whole genome shotgun sequence genome has a segment encoding these proteins:
- the LOC123363406 gene encoding interleukin-36 receptor antagonist protein-like, with protein sequence MEPDSYSVVDPNIEKLFKIFLDEEDLVGSGHGHGSGFNIHEEALIPGLRPPKQPFHYQIRDTSHKAFYLRDNSLVAANLQGENASQEETVSVVPNRSLERKRCPLILGIKGGSQGLSCGTAEQPRLQLEDMHLIELFYKDEEAKRFTFFKTYNGSMHRFESAAYPGWFLCTSTQANEPISLTTRPGEADITDFYFQPK encoded by the exons ATGGAGCCGGATTCGTACTCGGTCGTGGACCCCAACATAGAGAAGCTGTTCAAAATTTTCTTGGATGAAG AGGATTTGGTCGGGAGCGGGCATGGGCACGGGAGCGGATTTAACATTCATGAAGAGGCGTTGATTCCTGGCTTGCGGCCGCCCAAACAGCCGTTCCACTATCAGATCCGCGACACCAGCCACAAGGCCTTCTACCTGCGGGACAACAGCCTGGTGGCCGCGAACCTGCAGGGCGAAAACGCCAGCCAGGAAG AGACGGTCAGCGTGGTCCCTAACAGAAGCCTGGAGCGCAAGAGGTGTCCCCTGATCCTGGGCATCAAAGGCGGAAGCCAGGGCCTGTCTTGTGGAACAGCCGAGCAGCCCCGGCTGCAGCTGGAG GACATGCACCTCATCGAGCTCTTCTACAAGGATGAGGAGGCCAAGCGCTTCACTTTCTTCAAGACCTATAACGGCAGCATGCACCGCTTCGAGTCAGCTGCCTACCCGGGCTGGTTCCTCTGCACCTCAACCCAGGCCAACGAGCCCATCAGTCTCACCACTCGCCCGGGGGAAGCCGACATCACCGACTTCTATTTCCAGCCCAAATAG